The Artemia franciscana chromosome 11, ASM3288406v1, whole genome shotgun sequence genome has a segment encoding these proteins:
- the LOC136032694 gene encoding LOW QUALITY PROTEIN: transmembrane protein 115-like (The sequence of the model RefSeq protein was modified relative to this genomic sequence to represent the inferred CDS: substituted 1 base at 1 genomic stop codon): MTSRIAIRNISFLKQEASSLLGSTSLTVKVICIAVLFGYGLSFSESAVKSLTVTPAYLFPPVFWIWTAFTHWMIEFHLYEVVTDVIVVGLCGKLIEPLWGKLEMVTYFALVNMTVAIIGTVFYVFVYMVTFNSDYLFQTHMHGLSAYVASVMVAVKQIMPDNIVVKTPAGKIMNRNIPLCVLLVSILFWIVGLLEHTYPVMYGIGMLVSWIYXRFYQQHSNGTRGDLADNFSFASFFPTVLQPPISVFSNLLFRCLVSVKICKKPIRKYDIGAPSSIAIRLPGMDAQDAERRRQIALKALGERLGKQEPSWKQSKSPVPEISPQEDYNQTIPLEPKQEELNLPAGSVKLTIE, from the exons atgacTTCAAGAATAGCCATTCGAAATATTAGTTTCCTCAAACAGGAAGCAAGCTCTTTACTTGGATCAACTAGTTTGACTGTGAAAGTGATCTGCATTGCAGTACTATTTGGATATGGTTTATCATTCTCTGAATCAGCTGTTAAATCATTAACTGTCACTCCTGCCTATTTATTTCCTCCTGTTTTTTGGATATGGACAGCATTCACACATTGGATGATTGAATTTCATCTATATGAAGTTGTTACTGATGTAATTGTTGTTGGTCTGTGTGGTAAACTTATTGAACCACTTTGGGGGAAATTAGAAATGGTGACTTATTTTGCCTTAGTTAATATGACAGTTGCTATTATTGGAACTGTTTTTTATGTCTTTGTATATATGGTGACATTTAATTCAGATTATTTGTTTCAAACACATATGCATGGGCTGTCAGCATATGTAGCCAGTGTTATGGTAGCAGTTAAACAAATAATGCCAGACAATATTGTAGTGAAAACACCTGCAGGAAAAATAATGAATAGAAACATTCCCTTGTGTGTGCTACTAGTATCTATTCTGTTTTGGATTGTTGGATTGTTAGAACATACTTATCCAGTTATGTATGGTATTGGGATGCTTGTGAGCTGGATTTATTGAAGGTTTTATCAGCAACATAGTAATGGCACGAGAGGAGATCTTGCagacaatttttcatttgcaag CTTTTTCCCAACAGTCTTACAGCCACCTATATCTGTGTTTAGCAACTTGTTATTTCGATGCCTTGTAAGTGTGAAGATATGTAAGAAGCCTATTAGAAAATATGACATTGGTGCTCCTTCTTCTATAGCTATAAGACTGCCAGGAATGGATGCCCAAGATGCAGAAAGGCGAAG gcaGATTGCTTTGAAAGCCCTTGGTGAAAGATTAGGAAAGCAAGAGCCAAGTTGGAAGCAGAGCAAAAGTCCAGTCCCTGAGATCAGTCCACAAGAAGATTACAATCAGACAATTCCTTTAGAACCAAAGCAAGAAGAATTAAATTTACCAGCAGGGAGTGTTAAACTAACTATTGAGTAA